In Anguilla rostrata isolate EN2019 chromosome 1, ASM1855537v3, whole genome shotgun sequence, a genomic segment contains:
- the LOC135260266 gene encoding cholecystokinin-like — protein MNGGICVCVLLAALSTSCLGRPSSNTQDESRAAQSQVDTVLSEHMREARSTPLSDQQKPKAEEGVDSRASLTELLARLISRKGNTRRNSTINSRASGLSANHRIKDRDYLGWMDFGRRSAEEYEYSS, from the exons ATGAACGGTgggatctgtgtgtgcgtgctgctgGCAGCTCTTTCCACCAGCTGTCTCGGACGCCCCTCTTCAAACACACAGGAtgagagcagggctgcccagtccCAAGTGGACACTGTCCTGTCCGAACACATGCGCGAAGCCCGCTCCACGCCCCTTAGCGACCAGCAAAAACCCAAAGCAGAGGAGGGTGTGGATTCCCGGGCCAGCCTGACTGAACTGCTGGCAAGGTTGATATCTAGGAAAG GAAACACCCGCAGAAACTCCACCATAAACAGCCGAGCGAGCGGCCTGAGCGCCAACCACAGAATAAAGGACAGAGATTACCTGGGCTGGATGGACTTCGGGCGTCGCAGTGCCGAGGAATACGAATACTCGTCATAA